A stretch of DNA from Pseudobdellovibrionaceae bacterium:
GGTTTTTTAAGATGGTTTGCCACTTTTTTTGCAAATTCGGGGTTGGCGTTTCCTGTAAAAAGTTTAATTTCTGGTAGGTATTGTGGCATTTTTAGGCTTTGTCCAAAGGAAAAAAATCACCAATAAGGGATTTTTGTTTTTCAAATAATTCCATGCTTGCGGTTTGTGCAAGTTCTGACATTTTTTGTAATTGCGTAAAGCTAAAATCATTTTTTTCCGCTGTTCCTTGTATTTCAATAAAGGCATTACGATTATTCATAACAAAGTTCATGTCCACAGCAATTCGTGAATCTTCTTGATAGTCTAAATCTAACAAAATATCTTCTTTATCAACACCTACGCTAACTGCTGAAATATAAGAATTTAAAGGGATGTGGCTAATTTCGCCTTTTTGGTGAATAAAATTTAAAGCCAATGCTAAGGCTACAAAGCCGCCAGTAATACTGGCCGTTCGAGTGCCTCCGTCGGCTTGTAAAACATCACAATCTATAAAAATTTGTTTTCCAGGAATGGCCTTTAAGTCGATG
This window harbors:
- the rph gene encoding ribonuclease PH, whose translation is MRTSQRALNQLRPLSITTDPNSYAEGSALITLGGTKVLCTATVEKNTPKWLDGKNQGWLTAEYAMLPRATHTRIKREKALSGARSQEISRLIARSLRACIDLKAIPGKQIFIDCDVLQADGGTRTASITGGFVALALALNFIHQKGEISHIPLNSYISAVSVGVDKEDILLDLDYQEDSRIAVDMNFVMNNRNAFIEIQGTAEKNDFSFTQLQKMSELAQTASMELFEKQKSLIGDFFPLDKA